From the genome of Schaalia dentiphila ATCC 17982, one region includes:
- a CDS encoding FHA domain-containing protein has protein sequence MADTTKTPFAHAPASRLVGAYLIDLLILGVLLGVTWYVHFTAWTIGMVTAEAVVASALMLGASGRTPGMALMRVCLIRDEDDAQTPSLGAALGYTALAVLLQVTGVGLLASYAMVHDGRTWLSGPTRTRFVDLRKHAALAAGPGEVERSERPSRAPSDFDSVRGGADQWSAPAAPLTPVPSSAPDYSAPGQRANDPYGEDYSAPATPAVSPLPAAPSVPAVPSVPAALSVPAALSVPAAPAAPAVREPNEFDTLLAPPQGAPDTHRPAPQRPAALSMPAAPAVPAVPAAPAAPAQVPAPPSWGAPAQQVSPQPAQASYGGGGQYAAPASGVPGPPPSRRDVQTVQRSGASQWGGAGQSQWGVPVTPPRTQLLWLIFDSGQRELIDMPVTLGRAPAAVEGSRAVVVPDATMSLSRTHMRLGPTATGAWIEDSFSANGTQIRTPDGRVMELTGGQAVEVPAGTEVIMGDRRATIVYADADSVH, from the coding sequence ATGGCTGATACGACGAAGACTCCTTTCGCCCACGCGCCCGCATCGCGGCTCGTCGGCGCGTATCTCATCGACCTGCTGATCCTCGGGGTCCTGCTTGGTGTGACGTGGTACGTGCACTTCACGGCGTGGACGATTGGAATGGTCACCGCCGAGGCAGTGGTTGCCTCCGCGCTCATGCTCGGCGCATCGGGCCGGACGCCGGGCATGGCCCTCATGCGTGTGTGCCTGATCCGCGACGAGGACGACGCGCAGACTCCGTCGCTCGGCGCGGCGCTGGGCTACACGGCCCTCGCCGTCCTCCTCCAAGTCACCGGCGTGGGCCTGCTTGCCTCGTATGCGATGGTCCACGACGGGCGCACCTGGCTCAGCGGCCCCACCCGCACCCGCTTCGTCGACCTGCGCAAGCACGCGGCGCTCGCGGCTGGCCCTGGCGAGGTTGAGCGCTCCGAGCGTCCGAGCCGGGCTCCCAGCGATTTCGATAGCGTTCGCGGGGGAGCCGATCAGTGGAGTGCCCCCGCTGCGCCGCTGACGCCCGTGCCTTCTTCGGCGCCGGACTACTCGGCACCCGGTCAGCGCGCAAACGACCCCTACGGGGAGGATTACAGCGCACCCGCAACGCCGGCGGTCTCCCCGCTGCCCGCTGCGCCCAGCGTTCCTGCTGTGCCCAGCGTTCCTGCTGCGCTCAGCGTTCCTGCTGCGCTCAGCGTGCCTGCTGCACCGGCTGCTCCCGCAGTGCGCGAGCCCAACGAGTTCGACACACTCCTCGCGCCGCCCCAGGGCGCGCCGGATACTCATCGCCCCGCGCCTCAGCGTCCCGCAGCACTGTCCATGCCCGCCGCTCCCGCGGTGCCCGCTGTGCCTGCCGCGCCTGCCGCTCCCGCCCAGGTTCCCGCCCCGCCCAGCTGGGGAGCTCCCGCTCAGCAGGTGTCCCCTCAGCCCGCCCAAGCCTCGTACGGTGGGGGAGGGCAGTATGCGGCTCCCGCATCCGGTGTGCCTGGCCCTCCGCCGAGTCGCCGCGATGTGCAGACTGTGCAGCGCTCCGGCGCGTCCCAGTGGGGTGGTGCCGGCCAGTCTCAGTGGGGTGTGCCGGTGACGCCGCCGCGCACGCAGCTTCTGTGGCTTATCTTCGACTCTGGGCAGCGCGAGCTCATCGACATGCCGGTGACGCTTGGGCGTGCACCCGCAGCCGTCGAGGGATCGCGAGCGGTCGTCGTCCCTGATGCCACGATGTCGCTATCACGTACGCACATGCGCCTGGGCCCCACGGCCACCGGTGCCTGGATCGAAGACTCCTTCTCCGCGAACGGCACGCAGATTCGCACGCCCGACGGCCGCGTTATGGAACTGACGGGTGGACAGGCGGTCGAGGTGCCCGCCGGTACCGAGGTCATCATGGGTGATCGGCGAGCCACGATCGTCTACGCCGACGCCGATTCGGTGCACTGA
- a CDS encoding WXG100 family type VII secretion target codes for MDFQVNYGALDAAAADINTGAANLQNCLDDLEQTLNQLRSSWEGQTQEAYDVAQRQWNQGLEGLKDVLRRTSSAVDSARSNYQQTDQSNAARF; via the coding sequence ATGGATTTCCAGGTAAATTACGGCGCTCTTGACGCCGCTGCCGCTGACATCAACACCGGTGCCGCTAACCTGCAGAACTGCCTCGACGATCTCGAGCAGACGCTGAACCAGCTGCGCTCGTCGTGGGAAGGCCAGACGCAGGAAGCCTACGACGTTGCTCAGCGTCAGTGGAACCAGGGCCTCGAGGGCCTGAAGGACGTGCTGCGCCGCACCTCCTCCGCCGTTGACTCGGCTCGCTCCAACTACCAGCAGACGGACCAGTCCAACGCTGCCCGCTTCTGA
- a CDS encoding WXG100 family type VII secretion target, translating into MADQRAAEGALKQGFAAVESTKADIDSHLKRLEGDLSTIGSSWQGAASVQFSSLMAQWQENAAKVNQALQDLADNLRATDSSMEANESETENSFAQLLGGL; encoded by the coding sequence ATGGCAGACCAGAGGGCCGCAGAAGGCGCCCTAAAGCAGGGTTTCGCGGCGGTTGAGTCCACCAAGGCCGACATCGACAGCCACCTCAAGCGTCTTGAGGGCGACCTGTCGACCATCGGCAGCTCCTGGCAGGGCGCTGCGTCGGTGCAGTTCTCTTCGCTGATGGCTCAGTGGCAGGAGAACGCAGCAAAGGTTAACCAGGCTCTTCAGGATCTCGCTGACAACCTGCGCGCCACCGATTCGTCGATGGAAGCCAACGAGTCCGAGACCGAGAACTCGTTCGCTCAGCTGCTCGGCGGCCTGTGA